One stretch of Halichoerus grypus chromosome 8, mHalGry1.hap1.1, whole genome shotgun sequence DNA includes these proteins:
- the PLA2G4D gene encoding cytosolic phospholipase A2 delta isoform X2, translating into MSVWTAPGAQPRSRSQDKLELELELKGSYEDTQTSALGPASAFRFHYMAAQEANLSARLRSSASNGWNSDKSAGHLTVPLRSLAVGKEVTINIPATNTPRVKLQLKAEGCPKELAVHLGFDLCAEEKAFLSRRKQVVAKALKQALQLDRDLKEDEVPLVGIMATGGGARAMTSLYGHLLALQKLGLLDCVTYFSGISGSTWAMAHLYGDPEWSQKDLEGPIKYAREHLVKSKMEAFSPERLASYHQELELRAKQGHPTTFVDLWALVLEFMLHGQVMDQKLSEQRAALEQGQNPLPLYLSLNVKENNLETLDFKEWVEFSPYEVGFLKYGAFVPSELFGSEFFMGRLMRRLPESRICFLEGIWSNIFSLNLLDVWYDLLSSDDTRKQHIKDKIRNVEESPASLRTSSWLEASWLQPGPALAKAFKGLLTGRPLHQHSCNFLRGLQLHRGYYSQKDFSTWADCQLDSTASQLTPQEPRLCLVDAGYFLNTSCPSMFRPGRRLDLILSFDYSLPSPFEVLQQTEVYCRARGLPFPRVEPSPQDQRQPTECHLFSDPSCPDAPVLLHFPLVNASFRDHSAPGVRRSPAELPAGQVDLTGTTSPYSLFNMTYKEEDFDRLLQLSDYNVRNSQGVILQALRTAVKHRALAARPPAAQKLAYCGHFLYMESYNMWPFVSGSLHSA; encoded by the exons ATGTCTGTGTGGACCGCGCCGGGAGCGCAGCCACGGTCACGGTCACAG GAcaagctggagctggagctggagctgaagGGGTCCTATGAAGACACACAGACATCTGCTCTGGGCccagcctctgccttccgcttCCATTACATGGCAGCCCAAGAGGCCAACCTGAGCGCGCGTCTGAGG AGCTCTGCAAGCAATGGCTGGAATTCAGACAAGTCAGCTGGGCACCTCACTGTGCCCCTGAGGTCCTTGGCTGTGGGAAAGGAGGTGACCATTAACATTCCTGCCACAAAT ACCCCAAGAGTGAAGCTGCAGCTCAAGGCTGAGGGCTG CCCTAAGGAGCTGGCTGTGCACCTGGGCTTCGATCTATGCGCAGAGGAGAAAGCCTTCCTGAGCAGGAGGAAGCAAGTGGTGGCTAAGGCTCTCAAGCAGGCCCTGCAGCTGGACAGAGACCTAAAGGAGGATGAG GTCCCTCTTGTGGGCATCATGGCCACAGGAGGAGGTGCCCGGGCCATGACCTCTCTCTATGGCCACCTGTTGGCCCTGCAGAAGCTGGGCCTCCTGGACTGTGTGACCTACTTCAGCGGCATCTCGGGCTCTACGTG GGCAATGGCCCACCTCTACGGGGACCCTGAGTGGTCACAGAAGGACCTCGAAGGACCCATCAAATATGCCAGGGAGCACCTGGTCAAGAGCAAGATGGAGGCCTTCTCCCCAGAGCGCCTTGCGAGCTACCACCAAGAGCTGGAGCTGCGGGCCAAACAGGGCCACCCCACGACTTTTGTGGACCTGTGGGCTCTCGTGCTGGAGTTCATGCTGCACGGCCAG GTGATGGATCAGAAGCTGTCGGAACAGAGAGCCGCACTGGAGCAGGGCCAGAACCCTCTACCCCTCTACTTGAGCCTCAATGTCAAAGAGAACAATCTGGAGACCCTCGACTTCAAGG AGTGGGTGGAGTTTTCCCCCTACGAGGTGGGGTTCCTGAAGTATGGAGCCTTCGTCCCTAGCGAGCTCTTCGGCTCTGAGTTCTTCATGGGGCGGCTGATGAGGAGGCTCCCTGAGTCCCGGATCTGCTTTCTGGAAG GTATCTGGAGCAACATTTTCTCCCTGAACTTGCTGGATGTCTGGTATGACCTCCTCAGCTCTGATGACACCCGGAAGCAGCACATCAAGGACAAGATCAGGAACGTGG AGGAGTCTCCTGCCTCCTTGAGGACCTCCTCATGGCTGGAGGCCTCATGGCTGCAGCCCGGGCCGGCCCTGGCCAAGGCGTTTAAGGGCTTGCTGACAGGCAGGCCACTCCACCAGCACAGCTGCAACTTCCTCCGGGGCCTCCAGCTGCACCGCGGCTACTACAGCCAGAAAGACTTCTCCACCTGGGCGG ACTGCCAGCTAGACTCCACCGCTAGCCAGCTGACCCCTCAGGAGCCCCGGCTGTGCCTGGTAGATGCCGGCTACTTCCTCAACACCAGCTGTCCCTCCATGTTCCGGCCAGGCCGCAGGCTGGACCTCATTCTCTCCTTCGACTACTCCCTACCCTCTCCCTTTGAG gTGCTGCAGCAGACTGAGGTGTACTGCCGGGCCCGGGGACTGCCATTCCCTCGAGTGGAGCCCAGCCCTCAGGACCAACGCCAGCCGACAGAGTGCCACCTCTTCTCAGACCCCTCCTGCCCCGATGCCCCGGTCCTGCTGCACTTCCCGCTGGTCAACGCCTCCTTCAGGGACCACTCAGCCCCAG GTGTCCGGCGCAGCCCTGCAGAGCTCCCAGCTGGCCAGGTGGATCTCACTGGGACCACCTCACCCTACTCCCTGTTCAACATGACCTACAAGGAGGAAGACTTTGATCGCCTGCTGCAGCTTAGTGACTATAACGTACGGAACAGCCAGGGCGTCATTCTGCAGGCCTTGAGAACTGCTGTGAAGCACCGGGCCCTGGCGGCCAGGCCTCCAGCAGCACAGAA attggcttattgtggacatttcctatacatggaatcatacaatatgtggccttttgtgtccgGCTCCCTTCACTCAGCATGA